One genomic region from Athalia rosae chromosome 3, iyAthRosa1.1, whole genome shotgun sequence encodes:
- the LOC105685308 gene encoding GTPase Era, mitochondrial: MFGLRIVPTRILSRTNTNGSLANLARLGSTGLLEKYDIPIAAEHDFPQLRREERKSLRIAILGAPNAGKSTLINQLVEHQVCASSMRKHTTRSACRAIHHFENIELVFVDTPGVVSSRDVVRHSLEKSFRLDPGQALGTADVVGVLHDISQVTTRDQINPEIISLLKTLDSNARSLLLLNKVDKIKSKTRLLQFVDELTGTNGWPHFVDVFMLSALLGDGVQDLRHYLLDSAKPREWDYERDTLTDQKPEEMVLRIVRAGMLNTLPAEIPHNLDIKMEYYNVCDDRSIVTYVLIGCPNERLFKITLRKLKPRLRDMAAEMEATLAKNLQKSVRLRLVIHPPPQKAIT, from the exons ATGTTCGGGCTTCGTATAGTGCCGACTCGCATCCTGTCGAGAACTAACACTAATGGTAGCTTGGCTAACTTGGCAAGGTTAGGTAGCACTGGGCTACTTGAGAAATATGACATCCCGATTGCAGCAGAGCACGATTTTCCTCAGTTGCgacgagaggaaagaaaatctctTAGAATTGCCATACTCGGTGCTCCGAATGCCGGAAAGAGCACTCTTATTAATCAGTTGGTTGAACACCAG GTATGTGCCTCCTCAATGAGAAAACATACAACTCGCTCGGCATGTCGCGCCATTCATCActtcgaaaatatcgaattGGTATTTGTGGACACACCGGGGGTTGTGTCCTCCCGAGACGTCGTAAGGCACAGCTTAGAAAAAAGCTTTAGATTGGATCCAGGTCAAGCTCTTGGTACGGCGGACGTTGTTGGTGTTTTGCACGACATATCTCAAGTCACTACCCGAGATCAGATAAACCCGGAAATCATCAGCTTGCTAAAGACTTTGGATTCCAATGCCCGATCCTTATTATTGTTGAACAAAGTCGACAAAATCAAAAGCAAGACACGGCTCTTGCAGTTTGTAGATGAATTGACCGGAACGAACGGATGGCCACATTTTGTGGATGTGTTTATGCTGTCTGCTTTGCTAGGAGACGGGGTGCAGGACTTGAGG CACTATCTTCTAGATTCAGCTAAGCCGAGAGAGTGGGACTATGAGAGGGATACCCTTACCGATCAGAAGCCGGAAGAAATGGTCCTGCGGATTGTACGCGCTGGTATGCTGAATACCTTACCGGCAGAAATTCCTCACAACTTGGATATAAAGATGGAATATTATAACGTCTGTGATGACAGAAGCATCGTTACCTACGTTTTGATCGGATGTCCCAACGAACGATTGTTCAAAATCACCCTCCGCAAGCTAAAGCCACGATTGAGGGACATGGCTGCAGAAATGGAAGCAACATTGGCAAAGAATCTACAGAAATCGGTCAGATTAAGATTAGTCATACACCCACCGCCACAGAAAGCAATCACTTGA
- the LOC105685643 gene encoding lissencephaly-1 homolog: protein MKMVLSQRQREELNKAIADYLSSNGYQDALEAFKKEADMPGEVERKYGGLLEKKWTSVIRLQKKVMELESKLSEAEKEFIEGAPTRGKRSPTEWIPRPPEKFCLSGHRAPVNKVIFHPVFSLMVSASEDATLKVWDFESGEFERTLKGHTDSVQDISFDTTGKLLVSCSADMSIKLWDFQQSFACIKTMHGHDHNVSSVTFMPQGDFIVSASRDKTIKMWEVATGYCVKTLVGHREWVRMARVSPCGELIASCSNDQTVRVWHVATKETKVELRDHDHVVECIAWAPETSRGAINAAAGADNKGAHEGPFLASGSRDKTIRVWDVGAGVCLFTLHGHDNWVRGIVFHPGGKFIVSASDDKTLRVWDTRNKRSMKTLEAHMHFCTSVDFHKSHPYVVSGSVDQTVKVWECR, encoded by the exons ATGAAAATGGTCTTGTCGCAACGTCAGCGAGAGGAGTT AAATAAGGCGATCGCGGACTACCTCAGCAGCAATGGATATCAGGATGCTCTGGAGGCATTCAAGAAAGAGGCAGATATGCCCGGTGAGGTCGAACGCAAATATGGAGGGTTGCTCGAGAAGAAGTGGACCTCCGTGATAAGGCTACAGAAAAAG GTGATGGAACTCGAGTCGAAACTTTCGGAAGCCgaaaaagaattcatcgaagGGGCGCCTACACGGGGCAAGAGATCACCGACCGAATGGATTCCCAGACCACCGGAAAAATTCTGCCTCTCCGGGCACAGGGCCCCTGTGAACAAAGTTATTTTCCACCCAGTATTTAGCCTTATGGTTTCGGCGAGCGAAGATGCAACGCTCAAG GTCTGGGATTTCGAAAGCGGTGAATTTGAGAGAACCCTCAAGGGACATACGGACAGCGTGCAGGATATTTCGTTCGATACTACCGGTAAACTCCTGGTATCCTGCAGTGCTGACATGTCGATCAAGCTTTGGGACTTTCAACAGTCGTTTGCCTGTATCAAAACGATGCACGGGCATGACCACAACGTTAGCTCCGTCACATTTATGCCACAGGGAGATTTCATTGTGAGCGCATCCCGGGATAAGACTATCAAGATGTGGGAG gtGGCCACCGGGTACTGCGTCAAGACACTGGTGGGGCATAGGGAGTGGGTGCGTATGGCCCGTGTCAGTCCCTGCGGCGAACTAATAGCAAGTTGTTCAAATGACCAAACCGTTAGGGTGTGGCATGTCGCTACCAAGGAAACCAAG GTGGAGCTTAGGGATCACGACCACGTGGTAGAGTGCATCGCGTGGGCTCCGGAAACGTCGCGCGGAGCAATCAATGCCGCTGCCGGTGCGGACAACAAGGGGGCTCACGAAGGGCCCTTTCTTGCCTCAGGATCGCGGGACAAGACCATTCGCGTTTGGGACGTTGGGGCCGGAGTGTGCCTGTTCACCCTGCATGGCCACGACAACTGGGTACGCGGCATCGTTTTTCATCCCGGTGGTAAATTCATAGTCAGCGCCTCGGATGACAAGACACTTCGGGTATGGGACACCCGCAACAAACGGTCTATGAAAACGCTCGAGGCGCATATGCACTTCTGCACATCAGTCG ACTTTCATAAGAGTCATCCGTACGTGGTGAGTGGTAGCGTGGATCAAACGGTAAAGGTTTGGGAATGCCGCTAG
- the LOC105685629 gene encoding exosome complex component RRP40 isoform X1, which produces MEVSVDKVVVPGDVVEEIRTTNDRERVILGPGLRRDGELVLTTKAGVLRKRKPTIYYVDSYQKRYVPSRGENVVGIVTQKVGDIFRVDIGGGEQASLSHLAFEGATKKNRPDIAVGDVIFAKLLVASKDMEPELICVDSHGKRGKLGVLSSDGMLFDCSLSLVRKLLHPQCQLLALLAKEQAYEIAIGMNGKVWIKARSIRETIAGINAILAAEYTAPKDMPALCSNITRTLFETS; this is translated from the exons ATGGAAGTAAGCGTAGATAAGGTCGTGGTACCTGGTGATGTTGTCGAGGAGATCAGGACGACAAACGACAGGGAGCGTGTGATCTTAGGTCCAGGGCTACGGCGTGACGGTGAGCTCGTCCTAACGACCAAGGCAGGGGTcctcagaaaaagaaaaccgactATATACTACGTAGATAGCTATCAAAAAAG ATATGTACCAAGTAGAGGGGAAAACGTTGTCGGCATAGTCACACAAAAGGTTGGTGATATCTTCAGAGTCGATATTGGAGGGGGTGAGCAAGCCTCCCTATCCCATTTGGCCTTTGAAGGAGcaactaaaaaaaatcgtcccgACATTGCGGTTGGTGACGTGATATTTGCCAAATTACTCGTGGCCAGCAAAGACATGGAACCGGAACTGATATGCGTCGATTCTCATGGAAAAAGAGGCAAGTTGGGTGTCTTGAGCTCTGATGGAATGTTATTCGACTGTTCTCTCAGTTTGGTGAGGAAACTTCTTCATCCACAATGTCAACTTCTAGCACTGCTGGCCAAAGAACAAGCTTACGAAATAGCAATTGGAATGAATGGCAAGGTTTGGATAAAGGCCAGATCTATTCGCGAGACTATAGCAGGCATCAATGCCATTCTTGCCGCGGAATATACCGCACCCAAAGATATGCCCGCGTTATGTTCTAACATAACTCGAACTTTGTTTGAAACAAGTTGA
- the LOC105685629 gene encoding exosome complex component RRP40 isoform X2, translating to MEVSVDKVVVPGDVVEEIRTTNDRERVILGPGLRRDGELVLTTKAGVLRKRKPTIYYVDSYQKRYVPSRGENVVGIVTQKVGDIFRVDIGGGEQASLSHLAFEGATKKNRPDIAVGDVIFAKLLVASKDMEPELICVDSHGKRALLAKEQAYEIAIGMNGKVWIKARSIRETIAGINAILAAEYTAPKDMPALCSNITRTLFETS from the exons ATGGAAGTAAGCGTAGATAAGGTCGTGGTACCTGGTGATGTTGTCGAGGAGATCAGGACGACAAACGACAGGGAGCGTGTGATCTTAGGTCCAGGGCTACGGCGTGACGGTGAGCTCGTCCTAACGACCAAGGCAGGGGTcctcagaaaaagaaaaccgactATATACTACGTAGATAGCTATCAAAAAAG ATATGTACCAAGTAGAGGGGAAAACGTTGTCGGCATAGTCACACAAAAGGTTGGTGATATCTTCAGAGTCGATATTGGAGGGGGTGAGCAAGCCTCCCTATCCCATTTGGCCTTTGAAGGAGcaactaaaaaaaatcgtcccgACATTGCGGTTGGTGACGTGATATTTGCCAAATTACTCGTGGCCAGCAAAGACATGGAACCGGAACTGATATGCGTCGATTCTCATGGAAAAAGAG CACTGCTGGCCAAAGAACAAGCTTACGAAATAGCAATTGGAATGAATGGCAAGGTTTGGATAAAGGCCAGATCTATTCGCGAGACTATAGCAGGCATCAATGCCATTCTTGCCGCGGAATATACCGCACCCAAAGATATGCCCGCGTTATGTTCTAACATAACTCGAACTTTGTTTGAAACAAGTTGA
- the LOC105685630 gene encoding protein yippee-like 1, with translation MVKTFQAYLPSCHRTYSCIHCRAHLANHDELISKSFQGSQGRAYLFNSVVNVGCGPAEERVLLTGLHAVADIYCECCKTTLGWKYEHAFESSQKYKEGKFIIELAHMIKENGWE, from the exons ATGGTGAAAACTTTTCAGGCATACCTGCCTTCGTGTCATCGCACTTACTCGTGCATTCATTGCCGCGCTCACTTAGCCAACCACGATGAACTTATATCAAAG TCTTTTCAAGGTAGTCAAGGACGTGCCTATCTTTTCAACTCTGT GGTAAACGTCGGTTGTGGTCCAGCAGAGGAGCGAGTACTATTAACGGGACTACACGCGGTGGCTGACATTTATTGCGAGTGCTGCAAGACGACTCTTGGCTGGAAATAT GAGCACGCTTTTGAATCGAGTCAGAAATACAAAGAAGGCAAATTCATAATCGAGTTGGCGCACATGATCAAGGAGAATGGGTGGGAGTGA
- the LOC125499670 gene encoding zinc finger protein ZFP2-like isoform X2: MCTTPGNAGAGFGYPWSFGGPGTDARENAQSDLSTNISYAVNNNQDQGSSQKIQVDVKPAKLANSAHRRPVFAMNESCQQPPTTHHGHTGAHNQTHGVHVRTKKHHDGFSVTCDKGGCNCDAAHPTPPPSLFSNPLVFSAADKHAMSKHFMTPLGPLQLTAEECNEILMKRAVAASNQATANSVATSQTDSTAHLGHVFTHVNTVQIETKVKQQQDMGSQVRVPKERPYSCSECGKSFLLKHHLTTHARVHTGERPHICPHCGKSFAHKHCLHTHLLLHSSERPYQCRECKKSFTLKHHLVTHTRVHTRERPFVCQECGRAFPLKRHLVTHSKFHSGERPFVCEECGESFSQKDHLVMHSRFHGSLHPFVCHDCGATFQRKFELVNHGRLHGRVPHSCTVCGKEFLQKRTLLAHMRLHTGETPFACTVCGEAFPRKADLVAHSKIHNNNTSPDEKPLTCRECGLDFSNREALTLHLRLHSGDRTLVTDLCGLAAAFQQTPGHFLTPNTTGPHQMNGPIGTPGVSHMHGATQTSPPVGSGPKPKPHLCPDCGRGFAQKHGLSQHQRRHTDGSCHIRSHVCDKCGKAFFQKNHLLLHQRQHMDPPPSLLRQQQRQAAQAAAQQAQQQQVQQQQQACTVDTKAIQLQAIQQQVQQVQQQVQQVQQQQQQQQQQQQQQQQQQQQQQQQQPCTVDTKAIQLNVTM, translated from the exons ATGTGCACAACGCCTGGAAATGCAGGTGCCGGATTTGGTTACCCTTGGTCATTTGGTGGGCCAGGCACTGACGCTCGCGAAAATGCACAAAGCGATTTGAGTACCAACATTAGTTACGCTGTAAACAATAACCAGGATCAAGGCTCGAGTCAGAAAATTCAAGTTGACGTCAAACCGGCAAAGTTGGCCAACAGTGCTCACCGTCGCCCAGTATTCGCTATGAATGAGAGTTGTCAACAACCGCCGACTACTCACCACGGACATACAGGAGCTCACAATCAAACCCACGGTGTTCACGTTCGTACTAAGAAGCACCACGATGGCTTCTCAGTAACCTGCGATAAAGGTGGTTGTAACTGCGACGCTGCTCACCCTACTCCCCCGCCATCGCTCTTCTCTAACCCCTTGGTATTTAGCGCAGCTGACAAACACGCCATGAGTAAGCATTTCATGACTCCCCTCGGCCCACTCCAGCTAACCGCCGAAGAGTGCAACGAAATCCTAATGAAACGGGCTGTGGCTGCTTCGAATCAGGCAACCGCTAATAGTGTAGCAACCAGCCAGACAGACAGTACGGCTCACCTAGGTCATGTATTTACCCATGTGAATACCGTACAGATCGAGACTAAGGTCAAACAGCAGCAGGACATGGGCAGCCAGGTCCGTGTCCCAAAAGAACGCCCGTACTCGTGCTCCGAGTGCGGCAAGTCATTCCTACTGAAGCATCATCTGACTACCCATGCCAGAGTACATACGGGGGAGCGGCCTCACATCTGCCCCCACTGCGGCAAAAGCTTTGCTCACAAGCACTGTTTACATACTCACCTTTTGCTGCACAGTTCTGAGCGGCCGTACCAGTGTCGGGAGTGCAAGAAGTCCTTCACGCTGAAGCATCACCTCGTCACTCATACTCGAGTTCACACGAGGGAGAGGCCATTTGTATGCCAGGAGTGCGGCAGAGCATTTCCCCTGAAACGTCATTTAGTTACCCACAGCAAATTTCATTCTGGCGAACGACCATTCGTCTGCGAAGAATGCGGGGAATCGTTTTCACAGAAGGACCACCTCGTCATGCATTCGCGTTTCCACGGCAGCTTGCATCCCTTCGTTTGCCACGACTGCGGAGCCACCTTCCAGAGAAAGTTTGAGCTTGTTAACCATGGACGGTTACACGGTAGAGTGCCACATTCATGTACCGTTTGTGGCAAAGAGTTTCTACAGAAGCGTACTTTACTTGCTCACATGCGCCTACACACCGGGGAGACACCATTTGCCTGCACTGTCTGCGGCGAGGCCTTCCCCCGCAAAGCTGATCTGGTGGCACACTCCAAGATACACAACAATAATACAAGTCCCGATGAAAAGCCCTTAACTTGCAG gGAATGCGGATTGGACTTTTCCAATCGTGAGGCACTGACTCTGCATTTGAGGCTGCACTCCGGCGATCGAACTCTCGTCACGGACTTATGCGGCTTAGCTGCGGCTTTCCAACAAACTCCAGGTCATTTTCTAACGCCGAATACGACAGGGCCTCATCAG ATGAACGGCCCTATCGGAACCCCCGGGGTGAGCCACATGCACGGAGCCACGCAAACGTCTCCGCCTGTGGGCTCAGGACCCAAGCCCAAGCCCCATCTCTGTCCCGATTGCGGGCGTGGTTTCGCTCAGAAACACGGACTATCCCAACATCAGCGCCGCCACACGGACGGTAGCTGCCACATCCGGTCCCACGTTTGCGATAAATGCGGAAAGGCGTTCTTCCAAAAGAACCACTTGTTACTTCATCAACGTCAGCACATGGATCCTCCGCCAAGTCTGCTTCGTCAGCAGCAAAGACAGGCTGCTCAGGCAGCCGCTCAACAGGCCCAGCAACAACAGGtccaacagcagcagcaagccTGCACTGTGGACACTAAAGCAATACAGCTGCAAGCAATACAACAGCAAGTTCAACAGGTTCAGCAACAAGTCCAACAAgttcagcaacagcagcaacaacaacaacaacaacaacaacaacaacagcagcagcaacagcagcagcagcagcagcagccctGCACTGTCGACACGAAAGCAATACAGCTAAACGTCACCATGTGA
- the LOC125499670 gene encoding zinc finger protein 250-like isoform X1 → MCTTPGNAGAGFGYPWSFGGPGTDARENAQSDLSTNISYAVNNNQDQGSSQKIQVDVKPAKLANSAHRRPVFAMNESCQQPPTTHHGHTGAHNQTHGVHVRTKKHHDGFSVTCDKGGCNCDAAHPTPPPSLFSNPLVFSAADKHAMSKHFMTPLGPLQLTAEECNEILMKRAVAASNQATANSVATSQTDSTAHLGHVFTHVNTVQIETKVKQQQDMGSQVRVPKERPYSCSECGKSFLLKHHLTTHARVHTGERPHICPHCGKSFAHKHCLHTHLLLHSSERPYQCRECKKSFTLKHHLVTHTRVHTRERPFVCQECGRAFPLKRHLVTHSKFHSGERPFVCEECGESFSQKDHLVMHSRFHGSLHPFVCHDCGATFQRKFELVNHGRLHGRVPHSCTVCGKEFLQKRTLLAHMRLHTGETPFACTVCGEAFPRKADLVAHSKIHNNNTSPDEKPLTCRECGLDFSNREALTLHLRLHSGDRTLVTDLCGLAAAFQQTPGHFLTPNTTGPHQYLQMNGPIGTPGVSHMHGATQTSPPVGSGPKPKPHLCPDCGRGFAQKHGLSQHQRRHTDGSCHIRSHVCDKCGKAFFQKNHLLLHQRQHMDPPPSLLRQQQRQAAQAAAQQAQQQQVQQQQQACTVDTKAIQLQAIQQQVQQVQQQVQQVQQQQQQQQQQQQQQQQQQQQQQQQQPCTVDTKAIQLNVTM, encoded by the exons ATGTGCACAACGCCTGGAAATGCAGGTGCCGGATTTGGTTACCCTTGGTCATTTGGTGGGCCAGGCACTGACGCTCGCGAAAATGCACAAAGCGATTTGAGTACCAACATTAGTTACGCTGTAAACAATAACCAGGATCAAGGCTCGAGTCAGAAAATTCAAGTTGACGTCAAACCGGCAAAGTTGGCCAACAGTGCTCACCGTCGCCCAGTATTCGCTATGAATGAGAGTTGTCAACAACCGCCGACTACTCACCACGGACATACAGGAGCTCACAATCAAACCCACGGTGTTCACGTTCGTACTAAGAAGCACCACGATGGCTTCTCAGTAACCTGCGATAAAGGTGGTTGTAACTGCGACGCTGCTCACCCTACTCCCCCGCCATCGCTCTTCTCTAACCCCTTGGTATTTAGCGCAGCTGACAAACACGCCATGAGTAAGCATTTCATGACTCCCCTCGGCCCACTCCAGCTAACCGCCGAAGAGTGCAACGAAATCCTAATGAAACGGGCTGTGGCTGCTTCGAATCAGGCAACCGCTAATAGTGTAGCAACCAGCCAGACAGACAGTACGGCTCACCTAGGTCATGTATTTACCCATGTGAATACCGTACAGATCGAGACTAAGGTCAAACAGCAGCAGGACATGGGCAGCCAGGTCCGTGTCCCAAAAGAACGCCCGTACTCGTGCTCCGAGTGCGGCAAGTCATTCCTACTGAAGCATCATCTGACTACCCATGCCAGAGTACATACGGGGGAGCGGCCTCACATCTGCCCCCACTGCGGCAAAAGCTTTGCTCACAAGCACTGTTTACATACTCACCTTTTGCTGCACAGTTCTGAGCGGCCGTACCAGTGTCGGGAGTGCAAGAAGTCCTTCACGCTGAAGCATCACCTCGTCACTCATACTCGAGTTCACACGAGGGAGAGGCCATTTGTATGCCAGGAGTGCGGCAGAGCATTTCCCCTGAAACGTCATTTAGTTACCCACAGCAAATTTCATTCTGGCGAACGACCATTCGTCTGCGAAGAATGCGGGGAATCGTTTTCACAGAAGGACCACCTCGTCATGCATTCGCGTTTCCACGGCAGCTTGCATCCCTTCGTTTGCCACGACTGCGGAGCCACCTTCCAGAGAAAGTTTGAGCTTGTTAACCATGGACGGTTACACGGTAGAGTGCCACATTCATGTACCGTTTGTGGCAAAGAGTTTCTACAGAAGCGTACTTTACTTGCTCACATGCGCCTACACACCGGGGAGACACCATTTGCCTGCACTGTCTGCGGCGAGGCCTTCCCCCGCAAAGCTGATCTGGTGGCACACTCCAAGATACACAACAATAATACAAGTCCCGATGAAAAGCCCTTAACTTGCAG gGAATGCGGATTGGACTTTTCCAATCGTGAGGCACTGACTCTGCATTTGAGGCTGCACTCCGGCGATCGAACTCTCGTCACGGACTTATGCGGCTTAGCTGCGGCTTTCCAACAAACTCCAGGTCATTTTCTAACGCCGAATACGACAGGGCCTCATCAG TATTTACAGATGAACGGCCCTATCGGAACCCCCGGGGTGAGCCACATGCACGGAGCCACGCAAACGTCTCCGCCTGTGGGCTCAGGACCCAAGCCCAAGCCCCATCTCTGTCCCGATTGCGGGCGTGGTTTCGCTCAGAAACACGGACTATCCCAACATCAGCGCCGCCACACGGACGGTAGCTGCCACATCCGGTCCCACGTTTGCGATAAATGCGGAAAGGCGTTCTTCCAAAAGAACCACTTGTTACTTCATCAACGTCAGCACATGGATCCTCCGCCAAGTCTGCTTCGTCAGCAGCAAAGACAGGCTGCTCAGGCAGCCGCTCAACAGGCCCAGCAACAACAGGtccaacagcagcagcaagccTGCACTGTGGACACTAAAGCAATACAGCTGCAAGCAATACAACAGCAAGTTCAACAGGTTCAGCAACAAGTCCAACAAgttcagcaacagcagcaacaacaacaacaacaacaacaacaacaacagcagcagcaacagcagcagcagcagcagcagccctGCACTGTCGACACGAAAGCAATACAGCTAAACGTCACCATGTGA